Proteins co-encoded in one Bos taurus isolate L1 Dominette 01449 registration number 42190680 breed Hereford chromosome X, ARS-UCD2.0, whole genome shotgun sequence genomic window:
- the LOC112445044 gene encoding LOW QUALITY PROTEIN: melanoma-associated antigen D4-like (The sequence of the model RefSeq protein was modified relative to this genomic sequence to represent the inferred CDS: inserted 2 bases in 2 codons; deleted 1 base in 1 codon), translated as MQKQWIVYRAEGSVEPMNSRYTATKQKFFIPPSPSLVLQNEPWELENPVLARTLLEAFRMDPETLANETAARAANVARAAASNQAARAAATAARATYNQVVTNHHPVATHQASGGDTQPMTSAAQAPAATPETSVASPHSSRMLVNSEMAAPGAPARSPQPQTSSQAQEAAAEGPSTACAFPQASRASEMDATRPKTAFLGQNDAFDFSQPAGVSGMAFPRPKRPAPAQEAATEGPSVASRGTQAASAGEGRPPGQDDQVREGSPKTRWVEPQNVXAAAAAKAKMATSIPEPESAAATSQQSAEPWARMGGKRTKKSKHLDDEYESGEEEREPPAVPPTWRASQPLLTTARPQXAPRPSMALRSQVPSRHVLCLPPRNVTLLQERANKLVKYLLIKDYKKIPIKRSDMLKDVIREYDEHFPEIIERATYTLEKKFGIHLKEIDKEEHLYILVCTRDSSARLLGKTKDTPRLSLLLVILGVIFMNGNRASEAVLWEALRKMGLRPGVRHPFLGDLRKLITEDFVKQKYLEYKKVPNSSPPEYEFLWGLRACHETSKMRVLRFIAQYQNRDPREWRAHFLEAVDDAFKTMDVDMAEEHARAQMRAQMNIGEEALIGRWSWDDIQVELLTWDEDGDFGDAWSRIPFAFWARYHQYILNSNRANRRGTWRAGVSSGTNGAASASMLDGPSTSSTIRTRNAARTSASFFSWIQ; from the exons ATGCAAAAGCAGTGGATCGTCTACAGAGCTGAGGGGAGTGTGGAGCCAATGAACTCCCGTTACACTGCTACCAAGCAGAAGTTCTTCATT cctccctccccctccctggtCTTGCAGAATGAGCCCTGGGAACTGGAAAACCCAGTGCTGGCCAGAACTCTGCTGGAGGCATTTCGGATGGATCCAGAAACACTTGCCAATGAGACGGCTGCCCGTGCTGCCAACGTAGCCCGGGCCGCCGCCTCTAACCAAGCTGCTCGGGCCGCTGCCACTGCTGCCCGTGCCACCTACAATCAGGTGGTCACTAACCACCACCCGGTGGCCACACACCAGGCGTCAGGAGGCGATACCCAGCCCATGACATCTGCTGCCCAGGCTCCGGCAGCCACCCCTGAGACAAGCGTCGCTTCTCCGCACAGCTCCCGGATGCTAGTCAATAGCGAGATGGCTGCCCCTGGGGCTCCAGCAAGGTCTCCACAGCCGCAGACATCCTCCCAGGCCCAGGAGGCTGCGGCCGAGGGCCCTAGTACGGCCTGTGCTTTCCCCCAGGCCTCGCGTGCAAGTGAGATGGATGCCACCCGGCCCAAGACAGCCTTCCTGGGTCAGAACGACGCCTTTGATTTCAGCCAGCCGGCAGGTGTCAGTGGCATGGCCTTCCCACGCCCCAAGAGACCTGCCCCGGCCCAAGAGGCTGCCACAGAGGGCCCCAGTGTTGCCTCCAGGGGCACCCAGGCAGCCTCTGCCGGGGAGGGGCGGCCACCCGGCCAAGACGACCAAGTCCGGGAAGGCTCTCCCAAGACTCGCTGGGTGGAGCCTCAGAATG GTGCAGCAGCTGCCGCCAAGGCCAAGATGGCCACGAGCATCCCTGAGCCTGAGAGTGCAGCTGCCACTTCTCAGCAGAGTGCGGAGCCCTGGGCCAGAATGGGAGGCAAGAGGACAAAGAAG TCCAAGCACCTGGATGACGAATATGAGAGCGGCGAGGAGGAGAGAGAGCCTCCTGCGGTCCCACCAACCTGGAGGGCATCGCAGCCCCTGCTGACGACTGCGCGGCCTC GTGCCCCTCGGCCCTCCATGGCCCTGAGGTCCCAGGTACCCTCAAGGCATGTGCTGTGCTTGCCACCCCGCAATGTGACCCTTCTGCAAGAGAG agcaaataaGTTGGTGAAATATCTG TTGATTAAAGACTACAAGAAGATCCCCATCAAGCGCTCAG ACATGCTGAAGGATGTCATCCGAGAATATGACGAACACTTCCCTGAGATCATTGAACGAGCAACGTACACTCTGGAAAAG AAGTTCGGGATCCACCTGAAGGAAATTGACAAGGAAGAGCACCTGTACATTCTCGTCTGCACACGGGATTCGTCAGCCCGCCTCCTGGGAAA GACCAAGGATACTCCCAGGCTGAGTCTCCTCTTGGTGATTCTGGGTGTCATCTTCATGAACGGCAACCGCGCCAGCGAGG CTGTCCTCTGGGAGGCACTCCGCAAGATGGGACTGCGCCCCGG GGTGAGGCACCCATTCCTTGGCGATCTGAGGAAACTCATTACAGAGGACTTTGTGAAGCAGAA GTACTTGGAATACAAGAAGGTCCCCAATAGCAGCCCACCCGAGTATGAGTTTCTCTGGGGTCTGCGCGCCTGCCATGAGACCAGCAAGATGAGGGTGCTGAGATTCATCGCCCAG TATCAGAACCGAGACCCCCGGGAATGGAGGGCTCATTTCTTGGAGGCTGTGGATGATGCTTTCAAGACGATGGATGTGGATATGGCCGAGGAGCATGCCAGGGCCCAGATGAGGGCCCAGATGAACATCGGGGAGGAAGCTCTGATTGGACGGTGGAGCTGGGACGATATCCAGGTGGAGCTCCTGACCTGGGATGAGGACGGAGATTTTGGCGACGCCTGGTCCAGGATCCCCTTCGCTTTCTGGGCCAGATACCATCAGTACATTCTGAATAGCAACCGTGCCAACAGGAGAGGTACCTGGAGGGCTGGTGTCAGCAGTGGCACCAATGGCGCGGCCAGCGCCAGCATGCTCGATGGCCCCAGCACCAGCTCCACCATCCGGACCAGAAACGCCGCCAGAACTAGTGCCAGCTTCTTCTCCTGGATTCAGTAA